A window of the Brassica napus cultivar Da-Ae chromosome A2, Da-Ae, whole genome shotgun sequence genome harbors these coding sequences:
- the LOC106411394 gene encoding actin-related protein 9-like, with protein sequence MDYLKSVVPSQLVSERGSNLVIINPGSANVRIGLAKQDTPFNVPHCIARHTTKTGKSNQMISTQVTTTSQQQVDRERAFNTTASLLKIPYLDESSSFGSRKTVARIDGYHQPSTNTKKDTAFPWTNVFEDENEARAAPDVTDSGESKRKYRNMIFGEEAMRISPKEPYTIHRPIRRGHFNVSPQYSAQQVCEDLVAIWDWVLLDKLEIAHSERNKYSAVLVVPGTFDSREIKELLTIVLRDLCFSSAVVHQEGLSTIFGNGLSTACIVNMGAQTSTVVCIEDGVSLPNTEKILPFGGDDICRCLLWIQRHYQNWPQLRTDVLAKPIDMLMLNRLKESYCEIREGEVETAATVYSYEDGMPAVAHKTNLTSLNVPPMGLFYPNLLVPELFPQPPRTWFQDHENMLEETWNMDFGGGGGNMGLPVWDSFAVSPLNPKKEEKIGLAEAITSSILSAGRIDLQRKLFSSIQLVGGVGLTKGLVSAVEERVLHAIPPTEAIDTVEVLPSRMDPTFVSWKGGAILGILDFGREAWIHRNEWMENGIRVGSAKKYRDSYYIQAQAFCFINS encoded by the exons ATG GATTACTTGAAATCAGTAGTCCCGTCTCAGCTTGTATCCGAACGAGGATCAAATCTCGTTATCATCAACCCAG GGTCTGCGAATGTAAGAATAGGACTTGCTAAGCAAGACACACCTTTCAATGTCCCTCACTGCATTGCTAGACACACCACCAAAACCGGCAAATCAAATCAGATGATTAGCACTCAGGTCACCACAACCAGTCAACAACAAGTTGACCGTGAGAGAGCTTTCAACACT acGGCATCGCTGTTGAAGATACCATACCTGGATGAAAGCTCTTCTTTTGGCTCACGCAAGACGGTGGCTAGGATCGATGGATACCACCAACCAAGTACTAATACCAAGAAAGATACGGCCTTTCCTTGGACTAATGTGTTTGAGGACGAGAACGAAGCTAGAGCTGCTCCTGATGTTACAGACTCTGGCGAGAGTAAGCGCAAGTATAGGAATATGATTTTTGGTGAAGAAGCTATGAGAATATCTCCAAAAGAGCCATATACCATTCACCGTCCTATCCGGAGAGGTCACTTCAATGTTTCCCCACAATATTCAGCGCAACAG GTTTGTGAGGACTTAGTCGCTATCTGGGACTGGGTTTTGCTAGATAAACTTGAGATAGCCCACAGTGAGAGAAACAAGTATTCTGCTGTTCTTGTTGTCCCGGGAACATTTGACAGCCGCG AAATAAAGGAGCTGCTAACTATCGTGTTGCGAGACCTATGCTTTAGCTCAGCAGTGGTCCACCAAGAAGGTTTATCCACCATTTTTGGGAATGGTTTGTCTACAGCTTGTATTGTGAATATGGGAGCCCAGACGAGTACAGTTGTTTGTATCGAG GATGGAGTCTCATTGCCAAATACTGAAAAGATTCTACCTTTTGGAGGAGAT GATATCTGTAGATGCCTTCTATGGATTCAGAGGCATTACCAAAACTGGCCACAGCTCCGAACAGACGTTTTGGCAAAGCCAATCGATATGTTGATGCTTAATCGACTTAAGGAGTCATATTGTGAGATTAGA GAAGGAGAAGTGGAAACAGCTGCAACAGTTTATTCTTACGAGGACGGCATGCCAGCTGTGGCTCACAAGACAAACCTCACCTCACTTAAC GTTCCACCGATGGGTTTGTTTTATCCTAACCTTCTTGTTCCTGAATTGTTTCCCCAGCCACCACGTACATG GTTCCAAGACCATGAGAATATGTTGGAGGAAACATGGAACATGGactttggtggtggtggtggtaatATGGGATTACCAGTGTGGGATAGTTTTGCAGTTTCCCCTCTGAACccgaagaaagaagagaagattgGTCTTGCTGAAGCCATTACCAGCAGCATTCTCTCTGCCG GACGCATAGACCTTCAGCGAAAACTATTCTCCAGCATACAGTTG GTTGGTGGTGTTGGTTTGACTAAAGGTCTGGTCTCAGCCGTGGAAGAAAG AGTTCTTCATGCGATACCTCCAACAGAAGCCATAGACACGGTGGAGGTTCTGCCGTCAAGAATGGATCCAACATTCGTATCTTGGAAAGGAGGAGCG ATTCTGGGAATATTGGATTTTGGAAGGGAGGCATGGATACACAGGAACGAATGGATGGAGAATGGGATACGAGTAGGGAGTGCTAAGAAGTACAGAGACTCTTATTACATTCAAGCACAAGCATTTTGTTTCATCAACTCCTAG